In Acidobacteriota bacterium, the DNA window TGGAGCTAAAAATGAGCATGTTGGATATGAAAGATCAAGATGGAGAGTTCGTAATGAACGGAGGGGCGCAAAACCTTCTCAAAAAGTTGAAGTGGGGTGCTATCGCAGTTGTCGCCCTCTTCATATTGTTGGTGGGAAATCCGTTGGGCACAATCGGTGCTGGAGAGCGTGGAATTCAACTGCGCTTTAACGCTGTCACCGGCAAGATTCTCGGCGAAGGCCTCTATTTCCGGATTCCGTTGGTCGAGCGAATCATCCGGATCGATATAAAAATTCAGAAGGAGCAAGCCACGGCCACCGCTGCTTCGAAGGATCTGCAGACCGTGCATTCGGAAGTCGCCGTCAATTTTCATATTGACCCCAATCGAGTCGCGGGCATCTATCAGGAAGTAGGCGTGGACTATAAAGAACGTATCATCGACCCGATGTTGCAGGAAGGCGTAAAGGCCATAACGGCTCGTTTTACCGCCGAGGAACTGATTACCAAACGCGAGCTGGTGAAAGATGAGATCAGAGTTTTGTTGCGCGACAAGCTCCAACCCACTGGCA includes these proteins:
- a CDS encoding prohibitin family protein, giving the protein MNGGAQNLLKKLKWGAIAVVALFILLVGNPLGTIGAGERGIQLRFNAVTGKILGEGLYFRIPLVERIIRIDIKIQKEQATATAASKDLQTVHSEVAVNFHIDPNRVAGIYQEVGVDYKERIIDPMLQEGVKAITARFTAEELITKRELVKDEIRVLLRDKLQPTGIVVDDFNIVDFGFSASFNSAIEAKVTAEQSALAAKNKLEQIKFEAEQRVAEARGKAEAIRVESEALRSNPQILDLRALEKWDGVLPQVTGSGGVPFININRAAGR